One genomic window of Cottoperca gobio chromosome 10, fCotGob3.1, whole genome shotgun sequence includes the following:
- the egr1 gene encoding early growth response protein 1 translates to MAAAKTEMILPALQISEPLSFPHSPMDNYPKLEEVMMLSSAGTPFLTASVPEGVGFGSGEAGDQYDHLAGDTLPDIPFNCDKSVGEQTYPTQRLPPISYTGRFTLEPATTCSNSLWAEPILGLFTGLMGNIAPSSSSAASQTTSSSTSSSSTSSSSQSLSSSIHHSEPNPIYSAAPTYSSPNSDIFSDQGQVFASSAGGVQYPPPAYPNGKTCNTSFPVPMIPDYLFPQQQGEISLVPLDQKPFQSQSSQPSLTPLSTIKAFATQTGSQDLKSVYQSQLIKPSRMRKYPTRPSKTPPHERPYACPVETCDRRFSRSDELTRHIRIHTGQKPFQCRICMRNFSRSDHLTTHIRTHTGEKPFACEICGRKFARSDERKRHTKIHLRQKDKKAEKAGAVVVTAAPVSAASPASSYPSPITSYPSPVSSYPSPVTSCYSSPVHTSYPSPSIATTYPSVSMSSSFQSHIASSFPSSVASNIYSSPVPTPLSDMQTTLSPRTIEIC, encoded by the exons ATGGCTGCAGCCAAGACCGAGATGATCCTCCCAGCCCTGCAGATCTCAGAGCCGCTGAGCTTCCCTCACTCCCCCATGGATAACTATCCCAAGCTGGAGGAGGTGATGATGCTCAGCTCTGCAGGGACCCCCTTCCTCACCGCCTCCGTACCCGAAGGTGTAGGCTTTGGCTCCGGGGAAGCAGGAGATCAGTACGACCACCTTGCTGGAG ATACGTTACCTGATATCCCCTTCAACTGTGACAAGTCAGTGGGAGAGCAGACCTACCCCACCCAGAGGCTGCCCCCCATCTCTTACACAGGCCGCTTCACCCTGGAGCCTGCCACCACCTGCAGCAACAGCCTCTGGGCGGAGCCCATCTTGGGCCTGTTCACTGGTCTGATGGGCAATATTGCCCCCAGCTCTTCCTCCGCTGCCTCACAGACCACCTcgtcctccacttcctcctcttctaccTCTTCCTCATCTCAGAGCCTCAGTTCCTCCATTCACCACAGCGAGCCCAACCCCATCTACTCAGCGGCCCCAACCTACTCCAGTCCCAACTCTGACATCTTCTCGGACCAGGGCCAGGTTTTTGCCAGCTCGGCTGGAGGTGTGCAGTACCCTCCTCCGGCCTACCCCAATGGCAAAACCTGCAACACTAGCTTCCCTGTGCCCATGATTCCTGACTACCTCTTTCCTCAGCAGCAGGGAGAGATCAGCCTGGTGCCCCTTGACCAAAAGCCCTTCCAGAGTCAGTCAAGCCAGCCCTCCCTCACTCCTCTGTCCACTATCAAGGCCTTTGCCACCCAGACTGGTTCCCAGGACTTAAAGAGTGTCTACCAGTCCCAGCTGATTAAGCCCAGCCGCATGCGCAAGTACCCCACACGGCCAAGCAAGACACCTCCTCACGAGAGGCCCTATGCTTGCCCTGTTGAGACCTGCGACCGTCGCTTCTCCCGTTCTGATGAGCTGACACGTCACATCCGCATCCACACAGGGCAGAAACCCTTCCAGTGCCGTATCTGCATGCGCAACTTCAGCCGCAGCGACCACCTGACAACCCACATCCGCACTCACACTGGAGAGAAGCCCTTCGCCTGCGAGATCTGCGGACGCAAGTTTGCCCGCAGTGATGAGAGGAAGAGGCACACAAAAATCCACCTACGACAGAAGGACAAGAAAGCAGAGAAGGCAGGAGCAGTGGTGGTGACAGCAGCGCCGGTATCAGCTGCTTCACCTGCCTCCAGCTACCCTTCTCCGATCACCTCCTACCCATCTCCAGTGTCTTCTTACCCCTCTCCCGTCACCTCCTGCTACTCCTCTCCCGTTCACACTTCCTATCCCTCTCCTTCCATCGCCACCACCTACCCATCGGTGTCCATGTCCAGCTCCTTTCAGTCCCACATcgcctcctccttcccctcctcagTCGCCTCCAACATCTACAGCTCCCCCGTCCCCACCCCGCTATCAGACATGCAGACCACTCTCTCCCCAAGGACAATCGAGATCTGCTAA